A window from Solanum stenotomum isolate F172 chromosome 5, ASM1918654v1, whole genome shotgun sequence encodes these proteins:
- the LOC125863623 gene encoding 60S ribosomal protein L23a-like, with product MAPAKADLTKKKDPKAQAVKAAKAVKSGSTFKKKSSKIRTKVTFHRPKTLKKDRNPKYPRISAPGRNRLDQYQVLKCPLTTESAMKKIEDNNTLVFIVDIHADKKKIKDAVKKMYDIQIKKVNTLIRPDGTKKAYVRLTPDYDALDVANKIGII from the exons ATGGCCCCAGCTAAAG CGGActtaacaaaaaagaaagaccCCAAAGCCCAGGCTGTCAAGGCTGCCAAGGCTGTTAAGTCGGGATCAACCTTTAAGAAGAAGTCAAGTAAGATAAGGACAAAAGTTACTTTCCATCGACCTAAGACATTGAAGAAAGATAGGAATCCCAAGTACCCTCGCATTAGTGCACCTGGAAGGAACAGACTTGATCAGTACCAGGTTCTAAAATGTCCTCTTACAACCGAGTCTGCAATGAAGAAGATTGAGGACAACAATACCCTTGTTTTCATTGTTGACATTCATGCTgacaagaagaagataaaagatgCAGTGAAGAAAATGTATGACATCCAGATAAAGAAAGTCAATACCTTGATCAG GCCCGATGGGACAAAGAAGGCTTATGTGAGGTTGACACCCGACTATGATGCTTTGGATGTGGCCAACAAAATTGGAATTATCTAA
- the LOC125863617 gene encoding kinesin-like protein KIN-5B, with amino-acid sequence MSLTPDINRKVGVGVAPSPLPFFTPRPERRRGPDPRGIDYGSNRLDKDKEVNVQVLVRCRPLNDDEQRINVPKAITCNESKREISIVQNVANKQVDKVFTFDKVFGPKAQQRSIYDQAISPIVKEVLDGFNCTVFAYGQTGTGKTYTMEGGMRNKAGELPAEAGIIPRAVRQIFDTLEAQHADYSMKVTFWELYNEEIIDLLASEEPSKFSEERQRKPISLMEDGKGLVVVRGLEEEAVYSANDIYNLLERGAARRRTADTLLNKRSSRSHSVFSITIHVKEMTVGDEELIKCGKLNLVDLAGSENISRSGAREGRAREAGEINKSLLTLGRVITALVEHSIHVPYRDSKLTRLLRDSLGGKTKTCIIATISPSAHCLEETLSTLDYAHRAKNIKNKPEANQRMSKAVLLKDLYLELERMKQDVRAAREKNGVYVPHERFLQDEAEKKAKNEKIEQLEIDLNISEKQVDKFRELYLSEQEEKLNLKAELKECQANLENSKKALHELQENYRIAISTLKEKELIISKQIHSENCLIDCAKDLQKNLQNASEDITSLFARIDHKDKLEADNQNLLRTFGSRLDDSLNDLHKVIHGLISQQQQQLRGMEEHVNSFLASKCDVTKVMESKINKMTQTYTSGMTSLKELVDVLQLEASSDLDQIKSKVSSQATTVEKFLTAASLEAKDFVCDIKNSLDEQRQILDWSAKQQEEGLHRSLVSAELISQATVNFFDDLHQRASEVMKLLDKSNISTADQLQKFEKEFKEESLKEENSALEKIAAILATLTTKKAAMVSEASRNFQDSSAKENKQLFEEISGVQHVSASAKQKLNGYINEVKQNFLEDTFTYAENSLTLENCLQECTNKVDNLNEQLGETQLGVHQILTNNLADIEHISRESSTRIGCAYDKFLSTSSCVDGKVEAHSRDLQTSFNDSLTLDMEHKKRIESTSSICLNQLSSTQQNHGECISDIQCTAEQCLQKDYMVDMCTDKTPMKRPIQIPSLSSIEDMRTVISKVSPENESKWSSAEGKNQRQLQQCNGVSPNRTPFADVN; translated from the exons ATGTCGTTAACACCGGATATAAATCGGAAAGTGGGAGTGGGAGTAGCTCCATCTCCGTTGCCGTTTTTTACACCTAGACCGGAGCGGAGGAGAGGACCGGATCCTAGGGGGATTGATTACGGATCCAATCGTCTGGATAAAGATAAAGAGGTCAATGTCCAAGTTCTGGTTAGATGCAG GCCGTTGAATGATGATGAGCAAAGGATAAATGTTCCAAAGGCCATAACATGTAATGAAAGCAAAAGAGAAATTTCTATTGTGCAAAATGTAGCTAATAAGCAAGTAGACAAAGTCTTCACGTTTGACAAG GTTTTTGGCCCAAAAGCACAGCAAAGATCAATATATGATCAAGCCATTTCGCCCATTGTTAAGGAAGTTCTAGATGGATTTAATTGCACTGTATTTGCATACGGGCAGACTGGTACAGGAAAAACATATACAATGGAAGGAGGGATGAGGAATAAG GCTGGTGAATTACCAGCTGAAGCAGGTATAATTCCAAGGGCAGTTCGACAAATTTTTGATACACTTGAAGCGCAACATGCAGACTATAGCATGAAAGTAACCTTTTGGGAACTATACAATGAGGAAATCATTGACTTGCTAGCTTCAGAAGAGCCCTCAAAGTTTTCAGAAGAGAGACAAAGGAAGCCCATATCCCTCATGGAGGATGGAAAAGGTTTAGTTGTAGTGAGGGGCCTTGAGGAAGAAGCTGTGTACAGTGCAAATGACATTTATAACCTCCTGGAACGAGGAGCAGCTAGGAGGCGCACAGCAGACACTCTATTAAACAAGCGAAGCAG TCGCTCTCACTCTGTATTTAGCATAACTATTCATGTCAAAGAAATGACTGTTGGAGATGAGGAGCTCATTAAGTGTGGCAAGCTCAATCTTGTTGATTTAGCAGGATCAGAAAATATTTCTCGATCAGGCGCCCGAGAG GGCCGTGCAAGAGAAGCCggagaaatcaacaagagtTTGCTTACTCTTGGTCGTGTCATAACAGCTTTGGTTGAGCACTCCATTCATGTACCTTACAG GGATAGTAAGCTCACAAGACTACTGCGAGATTCACTAGGGGGAAAAACAAAAACTTGTATCATTGCAACAATTTCGCCCTCTGCCCACTGTCTCGAAGAAACTTTAAGCACTCTAGATTATGCACACCGTGCTAAAAACATCAAAAACAAACCGGAG GCTAACCAGAGAATGTCCAAGGCAGTGCTGCTCAAAGATCTATATTTGGAACTAGAAAGGATGAAACAAG ATGTCCGAGCTGCAAGAGAAAAGAATGGAGTTTATGTTCCACATGAAAGATTTTTGCAGGATGAAGCGGAAAAGAAG GCAAAGAATGAGAAAATAGAGCAGCTGGAGATTGATCTAAACATTAGTGAAAAG CAAGTTGATAAATTCCGTGAGCTTTATCTTAGTGAgcaagaagaaaaattgaaccTCAAAGCTGAACTCAAAGAATGCCAG GCGAATCTGGAAAATAGTAAAAAGGCATTACATGAGCTTCAAGAGAATTACAGGATTGCTATTTCAACACTGAAGGAAAAGGAGTTAATTATTTCTAAACAAATACATTCAG AAAATTGTCTGATCGATTGTGCAAAGGACTTGCAGAAAAATTTGCAGAATGCATCAGAAGATATAACTTCACTTTTTGCACGAATAG ATCACAAAGACAAGCTGGAAGCAGATAATCAAAATCTGCTACGTACATTTGGTTCACGGCTTGATGATAGTTTAAATGACCTGCATAAGGTTATTCACGGGTTGATATCCCAGCAACAGCAGCAATTAAGAGGCATGGAGGAGCATGTCAACTCATTTCTTGCCAGCAAATGTGAT GTTACTAAGGTCATGGAATCAAAGATCAATAAAATGACTCAGACATACACTTCTGGCATGACAAGCTTGAAGGAACTTGTTGATGTGTTGCAGTTGGAAGCTTCTTCTGATTTGGACCAGATCAAGTCTAAAGTATCATCTCAAGCTACCACAGTCGAGAAG TTCCTTACAGCTGCATCGTTGGAGGCGAAAGATTTTGTTTGTGATATTAAGAATTCTCTGGACGAACAAAGACAAATACTAGATTGGTCTGCTAAACAACAAGAAGAG GGTCTTCATCGAAGTCTTGTTTCAGCAGAATTAATTTCTCAGGCAACTGTAAACTTCTTTGATGATCTCCATCAACGTGCTTCTGAAGTGATGAAACTTCTAGATAAGAGCAATATTAGTACAGCTGACCAACTACAAAAGTTTGAGAAGGAATTCAAG GAAGAGTCacttaaagaagaaaattcagCTCTTGAGAAAATTGCTGCAATACTGGCAACCCTAACAACTAAGAAAGCAGCTATG GTGTCAGAGGCGTCAAGAAACTTCCAGGATTCTAGTGCAAAAGAAAATAAGCAGCTGTTCGAAGAAATATCAGGTGTCCAGCATGTTTCAGCTAGTGCAAAGCAAAAATTAAATGGATACAttaatgaggtgaaacaaaatTTCTTGGAAGACACATTCACGTATGCAGAAAATAGTCTGACTTTGGAAAATTGCCTTCAAGAATG CACAAACAAGGTGGATAACTTGAATGAACAATTGGGAGAAACTCAATTAGGAGTCCATCAAATTCTTACAAACAATCTTGCAGATATAGAACACATTTCACG GGAAAGCTCCACCAGAATTGGCTGTGCATATGACAAATTTCTCTCTACTTCCTCATGTGTGGACGGGAAAGTTGAAGCCCATAGTCGTGATTTGCAGACTTCTTTCAATG ATTCTTTGACATTGGACATGGAACACAAGAAAAGAATCGAGTCAACGAGTAGCATCTGTCTGAATCAGCTGAGCTCTACTCAACAGAACCATGGTGAATGTATATCAGATATACAATGTACAGCAGAACAATGCCTCCAAAAAGATTACATG GTTGATATGTGCACTGATAAGACACCAATGAAGAGACCGATACAAATTCCGAGCCTTTCATCCATTGAAGATATGAGAACAGTGATATCTAAAGTTAGTCCGGAGAATGAATCGAAGTGGAGTAGTGCTGAGGGCAAGAATCAGAGGCAATTACAACAATGTAATGGAGTATCTCCCAATAGAACTCCATTTGCAGATGTCAATTGA
- the LOC125865682 gene encoding ras-related protein RABE1c-like has translation MAAPPARARADYDHLIKLLLIGDSGVGKSCLLLRFSDGSFTTSFITTIGIDFKIRTVELDGKRIKLQIWDTAGQERFRTITTAYYRGAMGILLVYDVTDESSFNNIRNWIRNIEQHASDNVNKILVGNKADMDESKRAVPTSKGQALADEYGIKFFETSAKTNMNVEEVFFSIARDIKQRIAESDSKAEPQTIKINQPDQTAGGAQSAQKSACCGS, from the exons ATGGCTGCTCCACCTGCTAGAGCTCGTGCCGATTACGATCATCTTATCAAATTACTCTTGATCGGCGATAGCG GTGTGGGTAAAAGTTGCCTTCTTTTACGTTTCTCGGATGGCTCCTTCACCACCAGTTTTATTACCACTATTGG CATTGATTTCAAGATAAGGACCGTAGAACTTGACGGCAAGCGAATCAAACTGCAAATTTGGGATACTGCTGGCCAGGAGCGGTTCCGAACAATTACAACAG CTTACTACCGCGGAGCCATGGGTATCTTGCTGGTATATGATGTGACTGATGAGTCATCTTTTAACA ACATCAGGAATTGGATCCGAAACATTGAACAACATGCTTCTGATAATGTCAACAAAATACTTGTGGGAAACAAGGCTGATATGGATGAAAGCAAACGG GCTGTTCCTACATCCAAAGGTCaagcactagctgatgaatATGGCATTAAATTCTTTGAGACT AGTGCCAAAACAAATATGAATGTTGAGGAGGTTTTCTTTTCAATAGCCCGGGATATAAAGCAAAGAATTGCTGAATCTGACTCAAAGGCTGAG CCTCAGACCATCAAGATTAATCAACCCGACCAGACAGCAGGAGGTGCTCAGTCTGCCCAAAAATCAGCTTGCTGTGGTTCTTAA